Within the Salvelinus sp. IW2-2015 unplaced genomic scaffold, ASM291031v2 Un_scaffold1280, whole genome shotgun sequence genome, the region cttgtagagttcatgccccgacgaattgacactgttctgagggcaaagggggtgggggagatgcaactcaatattaggaaggtgttcctaatgtttggtatacatgAGTACATATCAgcaataaataaaaatgcttaATGTGTTTATAATAGAAGACAGTCCACCTACTGTTACATTCTGAACCAGTCCAGATGTCCTCCAGGTTGTTGTAGAGCAGGAACACCAACATCAGCCTGTCAGAACGCAGGAGGCTGTCTCTGCAGCTCACATTCCCTGGGCCCATCTggaaacagacacacatgcagtCTCACTGAGGGCGTTTACCATCCCTATTGTTTAGCCTTACTAATTAGATTAAACTGTATCTACTGAATCCTCAATAYAAGATAAAGTACTGAGAAATTGATGTGGCAAAACATTGCCATTAGGCTATAGGATATATATTTAACCCCCATTATGGCAACAGTCAGTCCTGGCTGTTGTTCTCCTAGTCACCAGGCATGTGACTAGGATGGCTAGCCTTGTGATCTCCTATCTCCCCTATtacacagtacacaccacacaTGTTGTACTGCAGCCAAAGGCGCACTAACAACGGTCCCATGACGCATGTGACAATGGCGCACTTATTAACCCATTGATTATATATATGAATTACCCCGCAGCAGTGCAAACACATGGAAACGCATAATATTAAAAACACAATGATAAACTCAAAGTCCACTGAGAAAACACAAATGTTAACTTACTTAGCCTACCTGGTCTGATGATATGTTTGTGTAAATCTCCATAAGGTTGTCGTGGGTGCCATAACAATTTTGGCACACTTTGACAGGACGCGCGGCAGACACCAAACAATTCACATACGTTGAATATCGCTGCCCAAAGATAGCCAGCAGCTCGACGCAGTAATCGCTGACCTCCAGATCTTCTGGAAACGCCGACAACAGATTGAGAGAAAAATAGGAACCGCGGCTAGGGTGAAACTCGGGCGACTGCGGCGCCACTGCCGCAGCGAGCTGCTTCAAGCCGTCTGCGCTCAGCTCTGAACCCAGAATGGTGGGGTTCACAGCGACAGTAGACGTTTGAGCATTGCCATAATATAGCAACGCTATCAATAACGCAGCCACCTGGAAGATATACATGTTTGAAGAAGCACCTTCCGAACCGTGACTGTATTCCAAAACTCACTCTTCATAACAGTCCATCACTTCCTGTTCCTGGTGTGTACAGCACACGATGTAGAACCTGTCGGGTGATTGGTTGAGCCTTCTTGAGTGCGTGACGTCCCTCTGAGCCCTTACCAAAACATGGCAGACATTGCTCTTGCATCGGATCTGAAACCATAtcgtaatgaaacaggcagggagcatgTCTCGAAACctcaaccttctagcccgaagtccagcgcgctatcgactgtgccccaaaagcatgctcgtgtggCAGATTTTATAAATCCAGGGTccttacaatatatatatatatatatattaacctttatttaacaaagcaagtcagttattaagaacaaattctaagtTACATTGACGGCCTCCcagggaacagtggtttaactgccttgttcatgggtagaaggacatatttttaccttgtcagctcagggattcaatccagcaaccttttggttggcCCAACAcgctaaacactaggctacctgccactccagtacagtagctaACCATAGCCTCATGCCAgctttaggtagctagctactatCTACACTTGGGAGCTCATGGGCACACAGGCTACATAAGCCAACTGGTTAGACATGATTTCACCACTGGTGACTAGTTCGTTTTCAGACAAATATGTTCAAGTCTTTCACTGCATTTAGGAGGACAGCTAATTGCTGAAaagtaacgctagctagctagatcaCTGCCACACATAACCGGCACTATCATTCTctttttaccacttcaccaaatctttcccaaacattacttttctggcacTTGTTAGTAAAAACTTTTCTGGCA harbors:
- the LOC112070301 gene encoding osteopetrosis-associated transmembrane protein 1 isoform X1, with product MYIFQVAALLIALLYYGNAQTSTVAVNPTILGSELSADGLKQLAAAVAPQSPEFHPSRGSYFSLNLLSAFPEDLEVSDYCVELLAIFGQRYSTYVNCLVSAARPVKVCQNCYGTHDNLMEIYTNISSDQMGPGNVSCRDSLLRSDRLMLVFLLYNNLEDIWTGSECNSCVSLGLHSLTNDTLYFMATLNQSLRCFEKFQQGNHSALCKECKATYRGLNELYSRMEKNRTLCIDIEDSMNMTRRLWSKNFNCSFPRAENVPVIAVSSFMLFLPIIFYLSSFLHSEQKKRKLIHPKRAKSNTSLVNIQDRLS
- the LOC112070301 gene encoding osteopetrosis-associated transmembrane protein 1 isoform X2, which translates into the protein MYIFQVAALLIALLYYGNAQTSTVAVNPTILGSELSADGLKQLAAAVAPQSPEFHPSRGSYFSLNLLSAFPEDLEVSDYCVELLAIFGQRYSTYVNCLVSAARPVKVCQNCYGTHDNLMEIYTNISSDQMGPGNVSCRDSLLRSDRLMLVFLLYNNLEDIWTGSECNSCVSLGLHSLTNDTLYFMATLNQSLRCFEKFQQGNHSALCKECKATYRGLNELYSRMEKNRTLCIDIEDSRTFLSSPCPASCSFCPSSST